In Vicia villosa cultivar HV-30 ecotype Madison, WI unplaced genomic scaffold, Vvil1.0 ctg.000197F_1_1, whole genome shotgun sequence, one genomic interval encodes:
- the LOC131625264 gene encoding uncharacterized protein LOC131625264 has translation MSVLVNGGVTKDFKVEMGFIKRDPLSPFLFVLDTEGLTRLVKRAMEIEEYSSFLVNEEVKVDILQFIDDTIILGDGDSNNFWSSKVIFRGFELMSGMKVNFHKSNIYGINMSELSMLSASSFLSCNIDVFPCKFIGVMIGDIPRKAYLWKHLVNNLRNKLSSWKGKNLSMGGRVVMINAVLNAMPVYFLPLYKAPIQVLKEIKRIESNFLWRGKNKRIIHWVSWDTVCSPVASGGLGIKTYMCLTNPPSDEMEMEDS, from the coding sequence ATGTCAGTGTTAGTGAATGGCGGTGTCACTAAGGACTTCAAGGTGGAAATGGGGTTTATAAAGAGAGATCCATTATCTCCCTTTCTCTTTGTTTTGGATACGGAGGGTCTAACTCGTTTGGTGAAAAGAGCGATGGAGATCGAAGAATATTCTAGTTTTCTTGTCAATGAGGAAGTCAAAGTCGACATTCTCCAGTTCATCGATGATACCATTATTCTCGGGGATGGAGATAGCAACAATTTTTGGAGTTCGAAAGTAATTTTTAGAGGCTTTGAGTTAATGTCAGGGATGAAAGTTAATTTTCACAAGAGTAACATCTATGGGATTAACATGAGCGAGTTGAGTATGTTATCTGCTTCTTCTTTTTTGTCTTGCAACATTGATGTTTTTCCTTGCAAATTTATAGGAGTGATGATAGGGGACATCCCTAGAAAAGCTTACTTGTGGAAACATTTAGTGAATAATCTTCGCAATAAGTTGTCGTCTTGGAAAGGTAAGAATCTTTCTATGGGAGGTAGAGTGGTGATGATTAACGCTGTGTTGAACGCTATGCCCGTTTACTTTTTGCCATTATACAAGGCTCCTATTCAAGTCTTGAAAGAGATTAAGAGAATTGAAAGTAATTTTCTGTGGAGGGGTAAGAACAAGCGAAtcattcattgggttagttgggatACCGTATGTAGTCCAGTGGCAAGTGGAGGTCTTGGCATAAAAACATATATGTGTTTAACAAATCCCCCGTCTGATgaaatggaaatggaggattCTTAA
- the LOC131625284 gene encoding probable phospholipid-transporting ATPase 8: protein MPEGGRKRIHFSKLYTFSCFKSSFKEGHSQIGGKGYSRVVYCNDSDNVEAIQLNYDGNYVSTTKYTAFNFIPKSLFEQFRRVANIYFLIVACVSFSPLAPYTALSIAAPLVAVIGATMAKEAVEDWRRRRQDIEANNRKVQVYGKNNTFVETRWKKLRVGDVIKVYKDEYFPSDLLLLSSSYGDGVCYVETMNLDGETNLKLKQALKATTHLNDEQSLQKFRAMVKSEDPNENLYSFIGTLNYEGVEHPLSLQEILLRDSKLRNTEYIYGVVIFTGHDTKVMQNSVDPPSKRSKIERKMDKIIYILFSTLVLISFIGSLFFGVETKRDIRSDGNYRRWYLRPDESTVYFDSRRAGLASLLHFLTALMLYGYLIPISLYVSIELVKVLQCIFINQDQEMYFEESDRPAHARTSNLNEELGQVDTILSDKTGTLTCNSMEFVKCSVGGIQYGRGITEVEKAIARRAKGGEPEGDAYSSDILIERSDGVESQKPIKGFNFKDERIMNGLWINEQHPDIIEKFFRVLAICHTAIPDVDKKSGEILYEAESPDEAAFVIAAKELGFEFFARTQTSISLHELNYESKKRVDRVYQLLHILEFSSSRKRMSVIVRNEENKILLLCKGADSVMFERLSEYGREFEVETNNHIKKYSEAGLRTLVITYRELGEEEYNQWNKEFSKAKTSLAADRDTLVDAAADKMERDLILLGATAVEDRLQKGVPECIENLAKAGIKLWVLTGDKMETAVNIGYACSLLRQDMTQIVITLDSSDILSLEKQGNKEAVKTASHDSIKKQINDGILQINSAKESSSSESSSFGLIIDGRSLEYSLKNGLEKPFFKLASNCASVICCRSSPKQKARVTKLVKLETGKTTLSIGDGANDVGMLQEADIGVGISGAEGMQAVMASDYAIGQFRFLERLLLVHGHWCYRRISMMICYFFYKNIAFGFTLFWFEAYASFSGQAAYNDWYMSCYNVFFTSLPVIALGVFDQDVSAKLCQKYPFLYLEGVENILFSWPRIIGWMLNGVISSLLIFFLTTNAVLNQAFTKDGQVVDFEILGVIMYTCAIWVVNCQMALSINYFTWIQHFFLWGSIAFWYIFLIVYGYISPIISTTAYRVFMEACAPSALYWLVTLFVVVCVLLPYFCYRAFQSRFLPMYHDIIQRKQVEGTEFEIGDEVPKKVQGKLIHLRERLKEREP from the exons ATGCCTGAAGGGGGAAGAAAGAGGATACATTTTAGCAAACTATATACATTTTCTTGTTTCAAATCATCATTTAAAGAGGGGCATTCACAAATTGGAGGAAAAGGGTATTCGAGAGTTGTTTATTGTAACGATTCTGATAACGTTGAAGCGATTCAGTTGAATTATGATGGAAACTATGTGTCAACTACCAAGTATACAGCTTTTAATTTTATACCAAAGTCATTGTTCGAACAGTTCAGAAGGGTTGCGAATATCTACTTTCTTATTGTTGCTTGTGTTTCGTTTAGTCCTTTGGCACCTTATACAGCTTTAAGTATTGCGGCGCCTTTGGTGGCTGTTATTGGTGCTACTATGGCTAAAGAAGCTGTGGAAGATTGGAGAAGAAGAAGACAG gatatagaGGCAAACAACAGAAAGGTTCAGGTATATGGTAAAAACAATACATTTGTGGAGACGAGATGGAAGAAACTTCGTGTTGGTGATGTGATTAAAGTGTACAAAGATGAATACTTTCCTTCCGATCTTCTTCTGCTTTCGTCAAGCTACGGGGACGGTGTTTGCTATGTCGAGACAATGAATCTTGATGGAGAAACTAATCTAAAACTAAAGCAGGCATTGAAGGCGACAACTCATCTTAATGATGAACAATCTTTGCAGAAGTTTAGAGCTATGGTCAAAAGTGAGGATCCTAATGAAAATCTATACTCATTTATTGGAACTTTGAATTACGAGGGTGTAGAACATCCTCTTTCGTTGCAGGAAATCCTTTTACGAGATTCTAAGCTGAGAAATACCGAATATATCTACGGTGTTGTTATCTTTACTGGCCATGATACAAAAGTGATGCAGAACTCCGTTGATCCTCCGTCAAAGAGGAGCAAAATCGAAAGAAAAATGGATAAGATAATCTACATTCTCTTCAGTACTTTGGTTTTGATATCCTTTATCGGTTCTTTGTTTTTTGGTGTCGAGACCAAAAGGGATATTAGAAGCGATGGAAATTACAGAAGGTGGTATCTTCGTCCAGACGAGTCAACAGTATATTTCGATTCTAGAAGGGCAGGCCTCGCGTCGCTTCTTCACTTTTTAACTGCGCTTATGCTGTATGGGTATCTAATTCCAATATCACTTTATGTGTCGATAGAACTTGTGAAAGTTCTGCAGTGTATTTTCATCAACCAAGATCAGGAAATGTATTTTGAAGAATCCGATCGGCCAGCTCATGCGCGGACGTCTAATTTGAACGAAGAACTTGGTCAAGTTGATACTATATTGTCTGATAAAACCGGTACTTTGACATGTAACTCTATGGAGTTTGTCAAATGTTCCGTTGGGGGTATTCAGTATGGTCGTGGCATTACCGAAGTGGAGAAGGCAATTGCTAGAAGAGCGAAGGGTGGAGAGCCTGAAGGTGATGCTTATTCATCGGATATCTTGATTGAGAGAAGTGATGGTGTGGAATCTCAGAAACCAATTAAAGGCTTTAACTTTAAAGATGAGCGTATAATGAACGGACTATGGATTAATGAACAACATCCGGACATCATAGAGAAATTCTTTCGAGTTTTAGCTATATGTCATACAGCCATTCCTGATGTAGATAAGAAGTCGGGTGAAATTTTGTACGAAGCTGAGTCGCCAGATGAAGCGGCATTTGTCATAGCTGCGAAGGAGCTTGGTTTTGAGTTTTTTGCTCGGACACAAACAAGCATTTCGTTGCATGAACTGAATTATGAAAGCAAAAAAAGGGTTGACAG AGTGTACCAGCTTCTGCATATCTTAGAGTTTAGCAGCTCTCGCAAAAGAATGTCTGTGATAGTGAGGAATgaggaaaataaaatattgctCCTATGCAAGGGTGCCGACAGtgttatgtttgaaaggctctcGGAATATGGAAGAGAGTTTGAAGTTGAAaccaataatcatataaaaaaatattccgAGGCAGGTTTAAGAACTCTCGTAATTACATACCGTGAGCTCGGCGAAGAAGAATATAACCAATGGAACAAGGAGTTTTCGAAGGCCAAAACTTCTTTAGCAGCAGACCGAGATACACTGGTGGATGCAGCTGCTGACAAGATGGAAAGAGATTTGATACTTCTTGGAGCTACCGCAGTCGAGGATAGACTGCAAAAAGGG GTTCCTGAATGTATTGAGAATCTTGCTAAGGCAGGGATCAAGTTATGGGTATTGACCGGGGACAAAATGGAAACTGCAGTCAACATCGG GTATGCTTGTAGTTTACTTAGACAAGACATGACACAAATAGTGATCACTCTTGATTCATCGGATATCCTATCATTGGAGAAACAAGGGAACAAGGAGGCTGTAAAAACG GCCTCTCATGATAGCATAAAGAAGCAAATTAACGATGGAATCTTGCAAATCAACTCAGCGAAAGAGAGTTCCTCGTCGGAAAGTTCTTCATTTGGCTTGATAATTGATGGGAGGTCCTTGGAGTATTCTCTCAAAAATGGTTTGGAGAAACCATTCTTTAAGTTGGCGAGTAATTGCGCTTCTGTCATTTGTTGCCGGTCTTCTCCAAAACAGAAAGCTCGT GTTACAAAATTGGTGAAATTGGAAACAGGGAAGACAACATTATCAATCGGTGATGGTGCAAATGATGTTGGCATGCTTCAAGAGGCTGATATTGGAGTTGGAATTAGTGGCGCTGAAGGCATGCAG GCTGTGATGGCTAGTGATTATGCAATCGGTCAATTCCGTTTTCTGGAGCGTTTGTTGCTGGTACACGGCCACTGGTGCTATAGGCGAATATCAATGATG ATATGTTACTTTTTCTATAAAAACATTGCATTTGGATTCACCCTATTTTGGTTTGAAGCATATGCATCATTCTCCGGTCAAGCCGCGTACAATGATTGGTACATGTCGTGTTACAATGTGTTCTTCACTTCACTACCGGTCATTGCTCTCGGCGTTTTTGATCAAGATGTTTCTGCCAAACTATGCCAAAAG TATCCCTTTCTATATCTAGAAGGAGTAGAGAACATTCTCTTCAGCTGGCCACGGATAATCGGTTGGATGTTAAACGGAGTAATTAGTTCCTTGCTAATCTTCTTCTTAACGACTAATGCCGTCTTAAACCAAGCCTTCACGAAAGACGGTCAAGTAGTAGACTTCGAAATACTCGGTGTCATAATGTATACTTGTGCAATTTGGGTTGTGAATTGCCAAATGGCACTTTCAatcaactacttcacatggatccaACATTTTTTCCTTTGGGGTAGTATTGCATTTTGGTACATTTTCTTGATTGTTTATGGCTACATATCTCCAATCATATCAACAACAGCTTATAGGGTATTCATGGAAGCATGTGCTCCTAGTGCTTTGTATTGGTTAGTCactctttttgttgttgtttgtgttcttTTACCATATTTTTGTTATAGAGCTTTTCAAAGTAGGTTTCTACCAATGTATCATGATATCATACAAAGAAAACAAGTAGAAGGGACTGAATTTGAGATAGGTGATGAAGTACCTAAAAAAGTTCAAGGGAAGTTGATACATTTGAGAGAAAGATTGAAGGAAAGGGAACCTTGA